The genomic stretch ATTACCAAATCTTTGCACCAAGAATTCATCCAGCTGACCCCAGTTAGGGGTATCAGATTTACTTAAATCACCTGATGGTAATGACCGTATACATTGAAGAATATGTTTGATATCCCGATATAACCtagcaagaaggaagaatttttagaaatgaatgctttcTTAATAGTTTAAAAATTTAGGTCCAAATAATATAACTTGGGAAAAATAAATACCTATTCTTTGCCTGTGAAGTGCTTATATCAAATCTTGAAAATGCTTCTGAAATTTGTGAATGAAAGATAACGACCACTTGCCTGGAAAACAGAGAATTCGAGTTAACTGTAGGAATCCATATGTTAGATGTTAACATTATAGAATCAATTTTCTTTATAAGCCAAGAAGGCAGCAGCTGTAATTACTTTCCCTTTAAATGGAAAAAcacgaagaaaaaaaattacttcagaATTCATCATATACAAGAATACAAATCCAAGAGATTTAACTGGCAGAACTAATatcagtccaaaagatgattggGAAGTTACATGATAGTTAAATATATCAGTTTGCATGTAATATTCATATCTAGATAACAAACTTCTAAAAATTACTATGCTCAAGCGTTTCAAAACAACCATGTTTCTTTATCAACTAATTATATCTAAGACCTGGCAGGACCCGGCGGTCAGTCCCCCTGAAGAAAGCAATAAAATACCCACTGTTTAAACAAGCATCCCAACATTATAAATAATGGGTACCATACACTTTGGAAATTTGATATcacattttttaatcaaaatgtcAGAAAAAAAGGAAACAAGACAATTTCTGAGGTTCTTACCTGAAAATTGCCTGAACATCTTCTTCATTCAAGGTCCGAGATAGAACACGCTGGAGGTATCCAACTTCCTAACatcaaattaacaaaataaatagttTCCGATTATGAGATTTCTTTGGTGACAAATTTGGCATTAGAGCAGAACTCAAAAATTTAATCTACTTAAAAGCACCCATCCCATCAAATCTAGAAGCATATCAAGTTAGTTACATATTCCATTTTTGTCAATGAATTTCAGCATACTCAACTCAGAATGAATTCTACATAAATTATACACAAGTTAGATACACACAATATTGAGGAAAAAAAGAAGTATAGTTACTGAGTTACAGTCCTCACAATATTCAGAGATAAATTTAACAGACTCCTCACAGATACCATTTTAATATTTGTCAAAAACTGATTTAATCCCTAGGCACTTGCAGTTAACCAAATGCCTAACATATTTAACCAACCAATATTGGGGTATTGTGATCATCACCTAATAGTTCAAGCATTTTTAGGAGTATATCTTTTATTttgaagtgataaaaaataataagatgtcCTTTCGAAATCAAAAACTCTAACAGAATATAGTTTTGATAGCAAGGCCAGtgagataaccaaataatttGACTGGGAACTAATTTATAACTTAATGCACATATTGAAGTAGatataataataagtaattaacaaGGAAAAGAGttacaaataaaaattaactGACAAAAACTAAATATGGAAAAACTTCAGGAATGAGTATTAACAGAAAAGCCTATCATCATAAAGTATGAAAGGATATCAAATAGTGTGCAAGTAAAAAATGTAGACATAAACTCCAAGCATAACAATCATCTCTGTTGATCAGCGAAATTATTTACCTTTGTAAGGGACCGAGCAAATTGACTAGGCTGGGGATCAGCATCCTCGGGTCTATTCCAACTCTCAACAATTTGAGGCAACCCACGCAAGTGGACTAATAATCTTTCTCGCATTATCTGAAATAATTTAGAATGTATTTCATCTCTATGGACTTTATAATCCTGAAATGAAAAGATATGATGAAGGTACTAAATGTTACAAAAGTAagcattattataatattttgaagtttTCTTGCAAACaaaattaaagaatttttttattaaattaaaaaggaagtATAGAAATTTAAGGCAAAATCAAAATAAGAAACAAAGACATTTAGCGTTGATTACAGTCATAATTACGATATTCTATCTATTTAATATAGCTGAAATATATTGAGAGATTCTCTCttgcatatatatttgtacaTCCCATTTGTGTAAGGCAGGCTGATCATTCTAAACTATTCAACTAGTTCAAACATGCAGTAACAATTCAAAGCCTTTATAAgtgtgttgattttaattgatGACGAGAATAATGAGtttgaatttgaacatgatgaaATCAATCAAGAAAAAAAGTTTCAGAGAAAAAAATGATCTAGTGGATATACATGACTAAAACATTCGGAGTTCCTTGCCGGTCCTTGTTCCTGTTACCATACATTTTGTTAAAATCATTATTCGAACATAGGCTGCAAAATCCAAACTATTGACCCTCAGCTTTAATGCATACAAGCTGTAAAAAGGTACAATTTCTTGTGTGACCGACACTATGTAGAATACAACGTTGCATTTAACTGTAAGCTTCACATAGACTTCTCTCCATTTTATATctcttttcactttcattttctACCATATTTGGCCATTTTCCTTCACTTTAGACTTTACAAGCTCAAATATTATCTATTAATTTTCCCCTTCttttacaatatttatttttCCACCCAAAGGAAGTAGAGATATTAGAGGAATCATTTCAAGGGTGATTAAacgaaaaatgcatttcaacttaATAAACTACTAAGTAAATTTTCACCTTATACAAGGAATTGTAATTCATAAATTTTCATCTCCTATAAGCAGGAAAAGAGAGTAACAATAATACTTCCAGCAAAGAAATTCATTGAAAATGCAATTAAAATCAAACGTCTACATGAGTCTACCATATCGGATGGAGGAGGGTGAAATAGGAATAACGTAGATACCTGTGCGACTCGATCAATCTCTGAAAGCAATAGCAATTTTCTAGTCTCTGGTACTTTCAGAAAAAGAATCTGCCGAATTTCTTACACCAGAAATGAAGAacaatgttatttttaattaaaacatgTAATAACAAGGTCATAAACTCTTGTAATACCAACAcattcaaaaatattaatataggTGTGCGTATTTATACCAGGAATAATAGCATGTATAAAACTAATGACTTGACTTGCCAGCGCCAGGTGTTTAGAGGTGATGGACTTCAAACCAGACACCTGAACACAACTTACAAAAAATTAGAAACCAAAAGAATGGCAAAGATCTAAGTTAATTGAAATGGGATCAAGATAGTTAAGCAAAACTGTCTTAGGGGTTGGAGGGAAATGGCACCCAAATATGAGAGGAAGTAGGGAAGCAAAAATAACCCAAGGGTCTGTTCTATCATTAAACTAATAGCTGCAGCATTTACTTAGAATATACCTAGATGAAGTGGTGCACACTATTTGAAAGCCGGAAAATTCTGAGCTCGGCATTGTCTGCAGTTTCTCCCCAGTGCAGTACAAATATAAGCTGATATGACTCAATAGATGTTCCCCAACCTAGGTATAACTAACACATAAGTTGAAATCTGATAGGATCACCATTAATGACAGGCCCATTATTAATGGGGGGAGAAATAACAGAATGGGACACGTGGAGTAAGGGgattggagagagagagagagagagagagagagagagagagagagagagagagagagagagagagagagagagagagagagagagagagatctcTGTTAGAATAGAATGAATATTTGTTAGGATTATAGAATAAAGGGAATTTAGAGTGGTAAGACATGCAGGTTCTCTCATTTTTGCCTTCTCTTTTTCTCTAATCTCAACATTGCTCTACGGTATTGAGTGTTGGGCTGTGAAGGGCAACGAGAAATATTGAATTGAGAAAAACTTAATTGTATTGAAATGAGAATGAGGGCTAGGTGACTAATGGTCCAACTAAAAGAGATAGGGGAATACTTAATTTCCTTTGCAGACCACTTGGACTTTGCtctaaatatatgcatattatttcTAAATATAGTTTCTATATCTAAAAGGATCCAAAAATTCAAAGAATGATACTAGTAGTACCTGCATTGCACCAGCCCCTAGCACAAGTTGGCATGTTCTTGTGTTGAAAAACTTCAAGATTTCTGCCACACGGTGAACAACTTCTGAAGATAATGTTGGCAAAAGGTTGTTCATATCAATGTATTCTGACAGCATCTTCAGCAATATCAAGCCACTGGAAGCAAACAGAAAAAATCAAAGTACTTGAAATGTATTCACAGCTGAGACAAAACCATATAATATAAGTGAATCCAACTCCATATTAAGGTTGACATGAATCAGTAtattgtaataaataataataataataataataataataataataataataataataataatagtaataataaaaataaaagaatgccTACACAAGCTtattcagagagagagagagagagagagcagtAAATACAATACAAAAAGAATAAAAGCTGCATAAAATAGAGGGAAAAAAGAGAAAACGAAGTTCAGCCTAGGTAACTTACCAGTTTACCATGTGATAACCAACACCTTTGTAGAAAAGAGCCTGAGATGCAGATTTTTTATGATCTTTCTCAGTGCTGTTACTCCCAACCGATTTGCTATGACCTCTATTTAATTTCTTAGATTCTTCCGCGGAATCAGCCTGCTCAACATGCTGTTCAGCACTCAACAGTCCAGTGTCCGCCATCGGCTGGGCATCATTGTTAGATGCCATATCATGGTAACCCGTTGAATTATCCTCTTCAACACCATTAAGGTTCTCAGAAGACAGTGCATCCGATGAGAAAAGCATATTGATAATGGATTGAAATTCATCAGGAACATCTATCTCCACCCAAGTTTCTTGGTCAAGCACTGCCTTGATCTTTGACATCTAAATACAAAGCAATAAATATTAATAGAGGTGAACATTTTTTTATGAGGAATATTATATTAGATGGCGGAAGAACAAAATTTAAACCAACCCGAGAATCATGCTGAAAATCAATAAAAGCCTTGGCCTGCGACTGCAGTGTCCCACGGATGCTGTATCCCAATCTTCCACCAATCTGTTAGTTTGAATGTGGTAGTTAAATCAGGGAACTAAAACCACATAATTTGGTATCTAAACTTTAAAGTTTAAACCAAAATGAAAATATGTACTTTTTCAGTAGCTGTAATGAACTCATGGGTGATGTTGTAAATAGTTAGAAATTCCTGCAGTTTCAATCTAGGATGGAGAGCAGCACGGACCCCCAGAAGCTTTGCCCATCTTCCATGAGCAGCATCACATGCTGCAAAGACAGCTTCTGCGTTTTCTCGCAATACATCAGCTCTGTTTAGGACCAGATTCTTTGAGAACATCAAACAAATTGGGCAGCAACTAAAACACAAGTAATTGCTGAAAGCATACTAGATCTAAGTATAGCTTATTTTATATAATCCATATACCAATTTTACAGGAACCCATTATTAGCGTTTTTAAGAGGGGAGATCACATAAGAGCAATTAGTTATCAGTAATCAGTAAAAAGAAATGCAGTAATTGAATCCTAGCAGCctctgaaacagaaaaatgatTACTCGAGGGCAGAATAGGAAGATAAGATAAAACATTTGAGAGGAGGATTACCATGCATACTGATTAAACATAGGTTATGGATGTTATTATGTTTGCAAAGATAATGTCAGCTACAAGAAAATGTACCAAATAAACTAGACATCCAAGCTATGGAATTACTATAGCTTGCTTAAGTCAAGAGGCAAAACACTCAAGTCTTAAGGGAACAGAATGTAGTGGCCTTTGGTAATATTCCATCTCATATTTCTCCCATTTTGCAGCCTAATTTTTTAAATGATAGAATAGTTCTATAATGTTTTTAGTATAAAACCTTCCGTGTGCCTTCACCTATCAGATTAAACTTGAGTTAATTGGCTTTTGACATATAAATAGTTCCCATTCAATATAATACATTTGtcagagtcccacatcggacaatatatggcctgaacatgtccttataagtgggggcaatcctcaccctacaagccggttttgtagagttgagttaggcccaaccacatttcttaacatggtatcagagcctggtttaagATCCAGTGGGCCACCtattatggtttccgctatcgggccacccaccatttatttccacgctccagttgtctagtcctggtcgtgagggggtgtgttaagagtcccacattggacaatatatggcctgaacatgtccttataagtgggggcaatcctcaccctacaagccggttttgtagagttgagttaggcccaaccacatttaaCCGTCACCATTCAATAAAGAATGGAACAGTTCaaatttataagagaaaaaaattgttTGCACAAAACAATAAGAAAACTTATTACAATACAATTATTTATCATTTCTATTAACTTAAGACTTGTACTTATATAATGCTGCACTAGTGAGTAGTATGTTTAGGTGCTTATGCGAGGGAAAATTAGCTCTTATATAACAAATTACACAattttttaacacatttaaaCTAAAAGAATCCAGAAAAAGCTTTCCAGTACATGTGTATTAGAACAAAGAGGCTATATTTAACCTGAAATTTTTTGACATGTTTGAGGAGCTCACAGCATCAATTGCTTTTCCCTGAAAAGAGGAACCCTTGGCAACATTTCTCTGCGGTGAATACGGAAAAAATGTAGTGCCATTAACATCGCTTTCTTGGGATATCTCTGCAGCTGCAGCACCATGAGCAATTGCGGCAGCAACTGAATCAGAAGCATAATGACCATCACAGTTGCTCAAAATCCATTCAATGGCTTTTTTCACTTCAGCAGCCCGTACTAAATGAGCCTGCAAtcactaaaaagaaaaaaatcttattacatCTCTCTTAAAACAGCTGATAAAGTGCAAACCACTGGAAAGCTAAATTTCAGTAACATGGATGTAGCCATACACAATACATATGCTTGTACATGAGATACAGCCAACACAATGAGTCTCCCTAAGAAGCTAAGAAGATAAAAACACGTAATTTTAGCAAAATAAGTTGGCATAATAGCCAATTATCCTTTTCTTGGGCAATAGCCATTGATAATGAGGTGTGATGTATCGAAGAGACAAAAATTACGCAGTAAAGAGTATACAGCATACAATACAAAATAATGCTATTAAAAACAATAACATGTGGAAAAGTTTGAGTCATGTGATTGCAAAACTCACAAGATTGTCAAGAAAATATACAAGAATTTCTAAATCAGTGAGCATTTCCATTCATGTTCAAGTGATATTTGTTGATATAACTCAATATTTCAGAACCTCACAAATATAAAGGAAAAAAATGAACACTCAGTTACTTTACATAACGACCACTTTAAAGGTAGCATACAACAAAATGATTGGACTTCAGATTGAAAATAAATTGTATTTTCATGTATATTGTATTTTCAAGTATCAAGGATAGGAGAATGTaaaatgtatatatatacatGAAGCTAACCTGATCAATCCCTGAAGATTAAGGAATAGAATCAACCAAAAAGAGACAACTAGGAAAGAATCCCAGAAATACAATTGGGATATTATCTAAACTCATACttataatattttacaatatCACAACATGCCCCCTCAAGGTGGAGCATTTGCATCCAACATGGATGTCCCAAAATATAAGCTCCCttttgaaagaaagaaagaaaaaaaagtgtccCTAAATATAAGCCTCAATTAAAATTACAATATAtaatacatttattattttttctcaaataaaatcataattaatacTACTAGAATTACAATACGCACTCATTGCTGTATTAATTAAGTCAAATTCATTCAAGTCAAATTCAATGTAGGAGGGACAACAAAAATTCACCCAAGAAGACCCCCAACCTCCAAAAAAGTTATCCACTGACCAAGTTACAGGACATTTCAAAAGCATAGCGACATTTTCACATTTTCATTAGTTGCAGAGTTTATGTATTGTCTATCAGTGTCAATGCATCTCAGCAATACAAGAAATCATTAATGCAAATCCTCTATTTTATTCAGACtaaatacattttaaaaatatacaaGAGTTTTAGTTAAGATGAACACAACAAAGGCCAAGTACAAATTACCTGTACTATCATGAAAATAGCACTCAAAAGATGGACAAAGCAATCAGATGACAGACTCCTTAACTTGCTAGCAAGCGAAGCACCACCACCTGAGTCATTATTTAACAATAAAAAGTTGAAAGCAGAAAAGAGCATATATAAAGAATGAATCACATTACACTTGTGTAATACTTGGACACTTACAACATACAATCAATGATATTTTATCGTATAAATGTAATTCAAAATTCACCATTGGattgaaaattattattatattaatcaaATTGCATGTTAATGTAAAATTGTTCAATATGCCATTGAGATATGTCAAAATAACATATGCACTTTTGAAATATATTGAAAACAAGAATCATCTGATTACAAACTCATTTACATTTTAAGATGTCACATACAAAATTAATGTAAcaaattattaattattcaaCAGTTGGATCCACACAAAAACTACGTTGTTGAGTTTTTAATTGTGTAACAGTGACAATATTAAACCAGTAAAACTTAATCCCTTCCCATATATATAAGAATTAATTTTCTGATAGCCAAACATTAGCAGTTATGCTAAAGAAAATCTCACCATCTGCCTCTACAGCTCGGTCTCCAGAAAAGAACTCTGATTCTGAACCTCGGAGAGCAAGAACTGGAAGCAACTCAGCAACAGCAGTTTTTATAGAGCTCTTCATATCAGCAGTTAGTGTGTCTCGATAGATCCTCAGAATAGAGGGAAGTTTAGcctgaaaataagaaaaatagtacAAAATCATTTAACAGGCATAATCCCCTGCAAAGATAAAAAATTTGATTCCAAGTCAACAAACTCCCTACCAAAAAGGGACGCATCAGTGAATGGCCATCATAAGtacaattattatttttgaaatagtGCATGTCATGTTAGGGCTAGTTGTCCTACTCATTTATATCCCTTGCTCCACCTAGATGGATAAAACTtggttgttgttattgtattCTATACGAGGCTTCCTACTCTGTACTACAAAAAGGGCCTTGCAGAAAATTATGGTTAGTAAGCTGAAAAATTAAATGGCATGAGGAAACCAATAACCACCACCACCAAATTAATGTACTATAATTGTGCTGTTTCCAACTCCACAAATAACACATGGCCAAGACTAACTCTCCCACTCCAAGGTTTCCAAATCTTACAGAGGACGATTAGAATGAAACGGGGAATTTCAGGAGAATCACGTGGGAAGCATAAAGACGGAAAGTGTTGTTTGTTTTGTGTACTATTTTATGGTACAGGATCTCAAGATGGGTTTTTCTGTTTCTCTTATCCTCATTTATTGGTTATCAAATGTCAAGCGTTTTCAAATTATTATGAAGGATAAATGAACAGCATATCCTCAAAAGTAGAAAAGGAATAACTAGTTGAATGGATCTTAGTAAAGATTTTTCATAAATCAAAGACGAAACTCAAACTTCCACAACATGATATCGAAATTGaattaacataaataataataatattagtaaagtaAATGCAGCTAATACTCACTGTTCTAAGCAAGCCAATTACAGTAGGGAGAAGACTGTCTTTGAAATtagttgtttcttcttcttctaacttTACCTGGTTATGATGACGTAGAGGTTAGATCAAAAATTGCATCCTCAAAACTTATCAAAACATGAATGCACAAAGAAAATATAATATCGCATAGAACAAAATTCAAGCACATAACATTGTGAGACTTTGAGCTTCTCAAACATTGGATTAAATGCCAAAGTACTCAATGAACTTATTTATCAGTGTGCTTAAGGCATCAAGAATCATCAAGACCTTCATTTATCCTGCTACTAATACTAAGAAATATACTGTTTCTTTGTCTTAATCATAGATTCATAGGGTAAATCGATTTTAGTAATCCAGTATTCTTCAGTGTGGTAAGTAAAGCTTGACAAAGAAATGTTCAAGCTAGTGATTGATAGGATCAATTTAATATCTAAATagggaaaatagcagaaacaggataatataagaaaagactgacttttatttgaatttctctAGAGTTCAAATGGGATCTAGGGTTACAAATAAAAGTAGAAAGCTGTAGAAAAAATGcagaaaagatagaaagaaaatggAGGCTCTTAGAGAGGCCTAGTCTCTCCCATGTGGTATATCCACTACTAATTTCTGCGTGTCCTAATGATTGCTGCAGCCAATCATTAAATACTGAAACCTAGGAATTATTCTCCACTCATCTACTGCCAGCTGGCAGGCCCATGTGCAGCACCCACTACAAAAGATTCTGCTCTCTCTCCTTGCCCTTTTGTCTTTTTCTCACATAAACCTTACCATACCTATCAATTCTCCCCCCTTCAAAACTCTCCTTGACCTCAAGGAGAATGTTTGGAAATTCTGCTCCCATTTTGTTTCTTAATTCTCACGAATTGTCGACGTCAGGCAGGTTCTTCCATTTCACCAAAACCTCTATTTCTCCCAGCTCATTTCTCCTAGAAACTATCATCTTCTCAGGAGGAGGTTCTAAGTGCCACTCCTCATTCATACAAGCTGGCAGGGGCTGTGATTCCAGAGAAGATGAGACAGTTTTCTTCAATAAAGAAGCATGGAGAACTGGGCGTGCCCTAGTGTCTTCAAGTAGCTTCAGTTTATAAGCTACTGCCCCTATCCTTTGCAACATTCCATAAGGGCCATAGTACCTAGGGCTTAGTTTTTGATTCACTCTCTTAGCTAACTTCTTCATCTTATAAGGTTGTATCTTCAAGGACACCTTTT from Vicia villosa cultivar HV-30 ecotype Madison, WI linkage group LG4, Vvil1.0, whole genome shotgun sequence encodes the following:
- the LOC131594707 gene encoding vacuolar protein sorting-associated protein 54, chloroplastic-like isoform X3, with product MDSPPSQQTWGRSPTLSSAPSTSFSKDAIQSLSSILNNPLSSTTISPPEFTPISSTKSTSEITRSDFHTYLSTVSDPFHRFDDIRKHANKEISLPSDTDGAGEALVACLREVPSLYFKEDFRLEEGATFRAACPFSTFAENAVLQEKLSQYLDVVELHLVKEISLRSSSFFEAQGQLQDLNGKIVEGCARIRELKDTVRLIDSDLVESARQIQQLNGTRTNLLALQQKLRLIFYVNQALSALKLLVASADCAGALDVTDDLQHLLDGDELTGLHCFRHLRDHVTGFIESINSILSAEFIRASLHDAAESDVIILSKAKARASLPMNGKDDEVKLEEEETTNFKDSLLPTVIGLLRTAKLPSILRIYRDTLTADMKSSIKTAVAELLPVLALRGSESEFFSGDRAVEADGGGASLASKLRSLSSDCFVHLLSAIFMIVQAHLVRAAEVKKAIEWILSNCDGHYASDSVAAAIAHGAAAAEISQESDVNGTTFFPYSPQRNVAKGSSFQGKAIDAVSSSNMSKNFRADVLRENAEAVFAACDAAHGRWAKLLGVRAALHPRLKLQEFLTIYNITHEFITATEKIGGRLGYSIRGTLQSQAKAFIDFQHDSRMSKIKAVLDQETWVEIDVPDEFQSIINMLFSSDALSSENLNGVEEDNSTGYHDMASNNDAQPMADTGLLSAEQHVEQADSAEESKKLNRGHSKSVGSNSTEKDHKKSASQALFYKGVGYHMVNCGLILLKMLSEYIDMNNLLPTLSSEVVHRVAEILKFFNTRTCQLVLGAGAMQVSGLKSITSKHLALASQVISFIHAIIPDSFSESTRD
- the LOC131594707 gene encoding vacuolar protein sorting-associated protein 54, chloroplastic-like isoform X1 gives rise to the protein MDSPPSQQTWGRSPTLSSAPSTSFSKDAIQSLSSILNNPLSSTTISPPEFTPISSTKSTSEITRSDFHTYLSTVSDPFHRFDDIRKHANKEISLPSDTDGAGEALVACLREVPSLYFKEDFRLEEGATFRAACPFSTFAENAVLQEKLSQYLDVVELHLVKEISLRSSSFFEAQGQLQDLNGKIVEGCARIRELKDTVRLIDSDLVESARQIQQLNGTRTNLLALQQKLRLIFYVNQALSALKLLVASADCAGALDVTDDLQHLLDGDELTGLHCFRHLRDHVTGFIESINSILSAEFIRASLHDAAESDVIILSKAKARASLPMNGKDDEVKLEEEETTNFKDSLLPTVIGLLRTAKLPSILRIYRDTLTADMKSSIKTAVAELLPVLALRGSESEFFSGDRAVEADGGGASLASKLRSLSSDCFVHLLSAIFMIVQAHLVRAAEVKKAIEWILSNCDGHYASDSVAAAIAHGAAAAEISQESDVNGTTFFPYSPQRNVAKGSSFQGKAIDAVSSSNMSKNFRADVLRENAEAVFAACDAAHGRWAKLLGVRAALHPRLKLQEFLTIYNITHEFITATEKIGGRLGYSIRGTLQSQAKAFIDFQHDSRMSKIKAVLDQETWVEIDVPDEFQSIINMLFSSDALSSENLNGVEEDNSTGYHDMASNNDAQPMADTGLLSAEQHVEQADSAEESKKLNRGHSKSVGSNSTEKDHKKSASQALFYKGVGYHMVNCGLILLKMLSEYIDMNNLLPTLSSEVVHRVAEILKFFNTRTCQLVLGAGAMQVSGLKSITSKHLALASQVISFIHAIIPEIRQILFLKVPETRKLLLLSEIDRVAQDYKVHRDEIHSKLFQIMRERLLVHLRGLPQIVESWNRPEDADPQPSQFARSLTKEVGYLQRVLSRTLNEEDVQAIFRQVVVIFHSQISEAFSRFDISTSQAKNRLYRDIKHILQCIRSLPSGDLSKSDTPNWGQLDEFLVQRFGNDAVQ
- the LOC131594707 gene encoding vacuolar protein sorting-associated protein 54, chloroplastic-like isoform X2 → MDSPPSQQTWGRSPTLSSAPSTSFSKDAIQSLSSILNNPLSSTTISPPEFTPISSTKSTSEITRSDFHTYLSTVSDPFHRFDDIRKHANKEISLPSDTDGAGEALVACLREVPSLYFKEDFRLEEGATFRAACPFSTFAENAVLQEKLSQYLDVVELHLVKEISLRSSSFFEAQGQLQDLNGKIVEGCARIRELKDTVRLIDSDLVESARQIQQLNGTRTNLLALQQKLRLIFYVNQALSALKLLVASADCAGALDVTDDLQHLLDGDELTGLHCFRHLRDHVTGFIESINSILSAEFIRASLHDAAESDVIILSKAKARASLPMNGKDDEVKLEEEETTNFKDSLLPTVIGLLRTAKLPSILRIYRDTLTADMKSSIKTAVAELLPVLALRGSESEFFSGDRAVEADGGGASLASKLRSLSSDCFVHLLSAIFMIVQAHLVRAAEVKKAIEWILSNCDGHYASDSVAAAIAHGAAAAEISQESDVNGTTFFPYSPQRNVAKGSSFQGKAIDAVSSSNMSKNFRADVLRENAEAVFAACDAAHGRWAKLLGVRAALHPRLKLQEFLTIYNITHEFITATEKIGGRLGYSIRGTLQSQAKAFIDFQHDSRMSKIKAVLDQETWVEIDVPDEFQSIINMLFSSDALSSENLNGVEEDNSTGYHDMASNNDAQPMADTGLLSAEQHVEQADSAEESKKLNRGHSKSVGSNSTEKDHKKSASQALFYKGVGYHMVNCGLILLKMLSEYIDMNNLLPTLSSEVVHRVAEILKFFNTRTCQLVLGAGAMQVSGLKSITSKHLALASQVISFIHAIIPEIRQILFLKVPETRKLLLLSEIDRVAQIMRERLLVHLRGLPQIVESWNRPEDADPQPSQFARSLTKEVGYLQRVLSRTLNEEDVQAIFRQVVVIFHSQISEAFSRFDISTSQAKNRLYRDIKHILQCIRSLPSGDLSKSDTPNWGQLDEFLVQRFGNDAVQ